CATCCTTTAGAAGGTGGATGTCCTCCGCCACACCACCAAATCCAACAATTCTTGGCACCATCACCTCCCCGACCCCATCCTCCACCTtgatcaccaccaccaccacctcctccaccaccaccgccgcttCCTCTCCCTCCTCCCCATCCATAACCTTCTCCCTTTCCACCACCACTACTTCCTCCTCCCTTACCACCACCTCCCCCTTCGCtcccgccaccgccaccaccaccaccaccaccgctgcCTCCTCCACTcccaccaccacctccgccgCCTCCTCCTCTTCCCCCTCTACGTCCATGACCTTCCCCTTTTCcacttcctcctcctcctccaccaccaccacttcctcCCCCGCTCCCACCACCACAACTTCCTCCACTCCCACTCCCACTCCCACTCCCACCACCACCTCTGCTGCCGCCTCCTCTCCCTCCTCCTCGTCCATGATTTTCACCCTTTCCACTGCAtcctccaccaccatcatttCCTCCTCCTGTCCCTCCTCCACTACCATCACCACAACTTCCGGCTCCactcccaccaccaccaccgccgcctcCTCCTCTCCCTCCTCCTCGTCCATGACCTCCCCCCTTTCCACgtcctcctccaccaccaccaccgccgcctcctccactaccaccaccacaactTCCGCCTCCACTCCCACCATCACCGCCTCCTCCTCTCCCTCCTCGTCCATGACCTTCCCCCTTTCCACTTCCACCTCCTCCTCCCCTACCACCACCATTTCCTCTTCCGCTCCCACCACCACAACTTCCTCCTCCACTCCCACCACCGCCGCCTCCTCCTCGTCCATGACCTCCTTCATCACCGCCGCCTCCTCCTTTCCCTCCTCCACTACCACCGCCACAACTTCCGCCTCCactcccaccaccaccaccagcaccACCGCCTCCTCCTCTCCCTCCTCGTCCATGACCTTCCCCCTTTCCACTTCCACTtccacctcctcctcccccactaccACCACTTCCTCTTCCGCTCCCACCACCACAACTTCCTCCTCCACTCCCACCACCGCCGCCTCCTCCTCGTCCATGACCTCCTTCACCACCGCTGCCTCCTCCTCGTCCATGACCTCCTTCACCACTGCCGCCTCCTTTCCCTCctccactaccaccaccactacaacttTTGCctccacccccaccaccaccgccgcctcCTCCCCGTTCATGACCTTCCCCCTTTCCActtccacctcctcctcctcctccaccaccaccacttcctcTTCCGCTCCCTCCACCACAACTTCCTCTTCCActcccaccaccaccgccaccgccgcctCCTCTGGCTCCCCCTCCCCCTCGTCCACGAcctcctccacctccacctcctccgccACCACTACCATCGCTGCCGCCTCCTTCCCTTCCATGACCCTTCCCTTTTCCATTTCTTCCTCTTGCTCCACCATCGCCGCCTCCAGCAACTCCACTACCACCACCATTATGGTTTCTATTATTTACACCATCACTCCCATTCCTactcccaccaccaccatcaccatctccAATACTAGCCCCTTCGTTGTATATTTCCATTTTGCTTTCAATCTCCAACGAGGTTGTGTTCTTTCCATGCACATATAATTCCTTCAAAACTTTACGATTATAAACGTTCTCTTGTGTCTGATGGTCTAGCCCATCAACCAAAGATAGCCTCAAAACAACCATAAGGATCAACAATGGCCCAAGACCCATATTGACTCTGGTTTGTCAATGAGCTCAATCGTGATCAACTCCACCACACAACCTCCCTTATATACATACACAATTACACATACCACCAAAGTGTACGTATCTGCATTATGAACTTTGGATACTTGAAATGAAATTCTAATAATTGGTTTCATCCATTGATAACAAGCTAGCTAGCAACAGCCCCCACACCTCGCTGCATTGCTACTCAATAGATTAGTAGCGGACCctgatttccatatactacaaTTGCATTTTTTAATTTTAGTAACACATATATAATATCTTTAACGGAATTAGAACATATAATCTGGGAATATCGCTTGTATATGACAACTAGAATAACCGATTTACATGATATATTGCTTATAATTTCTTTGCTTGGAATTAAAAATGTCGTGTTGGGCAGTAGTAGTagcagtaataataataataataataataataataataataataataataataataataataataataataataataaacaacaattttttataaaataatattttttatgccATAATGACAACAAAATGATATTTTATCAACAATTACAAGTCATAACATTAAAATAAGATGTCGTGTAAATACAAAAAACACAAAATActttatagagtaaattactttttgagatCCTGTGTTTTaattgttttaaccacttgaatgcaaaattaaaaagtttaacgttctgagtccctagccatttattttataacgttttaaggccaattttgttcattttatatcggtttgagtccaattttgttaaaaaaattggactcaaaaggttaaaaattggactcaaaaggactcaaatggttataaAAAAAGCGTCTAGGAATTCACGGCgttagacattttgatattgcactaaaatagttaaaactaacCAAACACAagaactcaaaaagtaatttactctactTTATATTGAATTTGTCTTATTGGATTtgcaagacaagtaaaaaatataatatattcaTAACTAATATTAAGTTGCCTTGTGCGATTATCACACATAGTGATTCAAAGAAACAGGTAAAACTTAAAATAATAATGGTTATTTCTCCTCAACTCTTTCTTTAATTCTATTCTCTTTCCCCTATATTTTTAACATTAACAATATGTAAATGTGCGTGTAgcgtatatgtatatatgtatttaaACATAATGACATCAATACCATATTTTCTCAAAGTAAATCTTAAACATATTCAAATGCACATCATTCTACTcactttatataaaaaaaatagtaTAAGGGTCTATACGGTTTTAGCTGTACTCACTGTTCTCAACGTTAAATTCGTTGTGAAATGAAGGTTTACACACATAGATGACGTGAGGTCGGTTCGTGTAAAAGGTCTTTGTTCGCACAAAGTCCATGTACAATGACACAAGGTATGCATATAAAATGCAAATTATTTATATAACACACGCTTACGTATATAATTCACAATATATCAATTTTCTATTAATACGCTTTGAAAGAcatcatacatatatataataaatttaaagagagaaaatttataaaaaattaaCAAAGTATATAATAGTTATTTACGTTTAAAAGATGATGCAACTTGGTGTAAGGAGTTTATAGTGGTggctttttgttttttttatcctTTTAGTCATAACAAACACCCATGTAAATACAAACGTACCACCACTTCATCTTCGATATTGATTTTTCTTGATCACTAGTGTAGATCCACTTAGCATTTAACATCTGGCCTCTCATATCATTATTGTTGTTTGTTTTACCAACAAGAAGCTCATGGATTTGTTTTTGTTTATCTTGGTGTAGTCTTCCTAGAAGGTCAACCAAAAACAAATATTTGAGCTCTTTGTAAACAAAGCGAACAATATCAATGGTACAAGAGGTTGGATGTTACGTAACACACTTCTCACGATAAAACAAATTGTTATTTGAGACATCCTATGCATGGCGTCAACTAGAGAAATTTTTGTTCGATTCGTTAATTACTTCTAATTATAGTTGCAATGTTTTCTTTGTATCTATTAAACTACTCTTGTAGAAGCAAATGAAGACTATCGGGTAACATTAAGTCATAAAGATAaattcaattttatctttttaagATATTATCAACGGGGAAAAAAGCATGAATAAaaaggatttatttatttaccttCAAAGCAAGGTAAGTATGTATTATGGAGGGTGTTTATAGTGCATGCCATCAATACGAGCCATTGAACCCACCCTACTTCTTGATCACATGATTCTTATCCATGTAGGTATTGTACGTGGTGGTGTTTGTAGTGGCGATGGCTTTTGCTTGACGAATTGGAATCCCAATAACTTAATTATGTCATATTTATGTGCAAAAAGAATTTGCATgcttttgaatttttattttttattttttcagatCAAGTGTTTTTCAACTTGTTAGCTTTCGGGTTGTATTTTGTGATAAGTAAACTGAAAAAAACCCGAACCTACAACTTGCTGATTTAGGCCTTTAGGGTGAGTAATTTCTTTATTCCTTTCTTTTTTTTAATGCACTACTAGAAATTTGGAATTTTTTAACAAGCTTTTCCGTCACAAATGCGTAGCAAACTCAGATTTGCTACACATTTGCAACAAAACCTTGATGTTGGAAAAAGCCCCGTCGAAAACTACTTGCTACGAATTTACTACGCAATTTTCAACGCATTTCCGACAAAAATATGGCGTAGGAAATTTGTGACGCATTTCCTACGCCATTTCCTAATTATCCAGTTTATAATTTTTCAACGCATTTGTGACGGAATGTTAAAAAATGTAACGCATTTGTGACggaatatataaaaaaacaaaaaaaaaaaatcatgaaaatccagtttttatttttatttttttttgctaaaagatTACAAGAAAAATCACCAAAAGAATTACACCAAAGTTATTCATGATTTGGAGGTTCTTATTAAAAAAATTTTGTGGGGCGGTTCGACCGAGGTGCGGAAGACTCATTGGGTTTCGTGGGATAGGGTGGCGTCTCCTAGGAAGGTCGGGGGACTGGGAATTTGTAAAATTAAATATTCCAATTCTGCCCTTCTTGCTAAATGGGGTTGGCGTTTCAAATCGGACCCCGGAAGTTTATGGGTTAAGGTTATCTCAGCCATTCATTTTGAGTCTTCAAactggcatttctttccggttaGAAGATCTATTGGTGGGGTTTGGCGGGCGATCGTGTCGGTGATCAATAAACCTATTGTCAATAATATTTCTATCAGGTCCTGTTTTAAAGGCATTATCGGTAACGGGGAGAGCGTATGTTTTTGGCTGGATCCTTGGATCCTGA
This is a stretch of genomic DNA from Helianthus annuus cultivar XRQ/B chromosome 16, HanXRQr2.0-SUNRISE, whole genome shotgun sequence. It encodes these proteins:
- the LOC110920360 gene encoding LOW QUALITY PROTEIN: basic proline-rich protein-like (The sequence of the model RefSeq protein was modified relative to this genomic sequence to represent the inferred CDS: substituted 12 bases at 12 genomic stop codons), producing MLYDDQHTRFHPLEGGCPPPHHQIQQFLAPSPPRPHPPPXSPPPPPPPPPPPLPLPPPHPXPSPFPPPLLPPPLPPPPPSLPPPPPPPPPPLPPPLPPPPPPPPPLPPLRPXPSPFPLPPPPPPPPLPPPLPPPQLPPLPLPLPLPPPPLLPPPLPPPRPXFSPFPLHPPPPSFPPPVPPPLPSPQLPAPLPPPPPPPPPLPPPRPXPPPFPRPPPPPPPPPPPLPPPQLPPPLPPSPPPPLPPRPXPSPFPLPPPPPLPPPFPLPLPPPQLPPPLPPPPPPPRPXPPSSPPPPPFPPPLPPPQLPPPLPPPPPAPPPPPLPPRPXPSPFPLPLPPPPPPLPPLPLPLPPPQLPPPLPPPPPPPRPXPPSPPLPPPRPXPPSPLPPPFPPPLPPPLQLLPPPPPPPPPPPRSXPSPFPLPPPPPPPPPPLPLPLPPPQLPLPLPPPPPPPPPLAPPPPRPRPPPPPPPPPPLPSLPPPSLPXPFPFPFLPLAPPSPPPATPLPPPLWFLLFTPSLPFLLPPPPSPSPILAPSLYISILLSISNEVVFFPCTYNSFKTLRL